The following nucleotide sequence is from Chloroflexota bacterium.
AGCATATGGCCGAGGGCTTGCGTCGGTTGCGGGACGCCGACGACCTGGACGTGATCCGCGGCGAAGAAGGTTTTGCGGCGCGCACCTACTTTGGTGCCTTCGAGCACATGCTGCGAGGCGACCGCGAGACATTCGGCTTCGACCGCCGCACCCGCCGTCCGCCACGTGACCCGGTCAACGCGGTCCTGTCCTTCCTGTATGCGCTACTGCAGGCTGAGTGCGCCGGAGCCGCCGAAGGTGTGGGGCTGGACCCGCAGGTTGGGTATCTGCACGGGTTGCGGCCCGGCCGCCCCGCGCTGGCGCTGGACTTGATGGAGGAATTGCGTTCATTGACTGTGGATCGGCTGACCCTGACCCTGATCAACCGGCGGCAACTGAGCGGGAGCGACTTTGAGCAGCTTCCGGCCGGCGCGGTGCACTTGAACGAGTCTGGCCGTCGCACGGTGATTGCGGCGTATCAGCGGCGCAAGGAGACTGACGTGACGCACCGCGTTCTCAAGCGCAAGGTCCCGCTGGGTCTGGTTCCGCATGTGCAGGCGCGTCTGTTGGCTCGCCACCTTCGCGGCGACCTGCGCGACTATCCGCCTTTCCTGATCGCCTGAGGGGATATTGGGACATGGAACTGTTGGTGACCTACGATGTGGCAACCGACACGGCGGCAGGCCGGCGACGCCTCCGGCGTGTGGCGCAGGTGTGCCAAGCCTACGGCCAGCGCGTTCAGAAGTCGGTGTTCGAATGTGTGCTGATTCCTATGCAGTTGGAACGGCTCAAGGATCGGCTGGCTGCGGAGATCGACCCCGAGTGCGACAGCCTGCGGTTCTATCGTCTACGCGAACCTCATGCGCAACACATCGAGATCATAGGCCAGCGTCCCAAACACGACATTCGCGACCCGCTGGTGCTATGAGCGCCGCGAACCGCTGGCGACTCCCCGAACCCAGGCAGGTTCGCGCCGATACGCGACGCCCAGACACTGCTGTACTCCCCGTTCAACCCAGATTCCGGCTTTTGGCGCACCAAAAAACTGTCCTGCTACCCTCAAAAGGCCTCCACCAGGGCGTAAATCGCCCATGAGGGACGGTTGCACCCAGTCTTCGGACTGGGTGAGGATTGAAACGCCATAGCCGTGC
It contains:
- the cas1c gene encoding type I-C CRISPR-associated endonuclease Cas1c is translated as MHELLNTLYVLTQGAVLNLESDTVRVRIEGETTLRVPLLRLDAIVVFGRVTVTPFLIQRCAADGRGLVWLDRRGRFTARAEGPLRGNVLLRRAQHLALSDPDEPWRIARQVVAGKVQNSRAQLLRAARDATAPEAAGALREAAEHMAEGLRRLRDADDLDVIRGEEGFAARTYFGAFEHMLRGDRETFGFDRRTRRPPRDPVNAVLSFLYALLQAECAGAAEGVGLDPQVGYLHGLRPGRPALALDLMEELRSLTVDRLTLTLINRRQLSGSDFEQLPAGAVHLNESGRRTVIAAYQRRKETDVTHRVLKRKVPLGLVPHVQARLLARHLRGDLRDYPPFLIA
- the cas2 gene encoding CRISPR-associated endonuclease Cas2, which translates into the protein MELLVTYDVATDTAAGRRRLRRVAQVCQAYGQRVQKSVFECVLIPMQLERLKDRLAAEIDPECDSLRFYRLREPHAQHIEIIGQRPKHDIRDPLVL